One Streptococcus sp. zg-86 DNA window includes the following coding sequences:
- a CDS encoding (deoxy)nucleoside triphosphate pyrophosphohydrolase — protein MSQKTINVVAAAILKDGKYFCAQRPEGKSLAGYWEFPGGKLENGESSEEALVREIQEEFASEIKIINYVNEASYDYEFGTVIMKTYEAELVSGELLLIEHQNSTWLAPSELNTLNWAPVDRPAVDILSKK, from the coding sequence ATGTCACAAAAAACAATAAATGTTGTTGCTGCTGCCATCCTAAAGGATGGGAAATATTTTTGCGCTCAACGGCCTGAAGGAAAATCACTAGCTGGCTATTGGGAATTTCCAGGTGGAAAATTAGAAAATGGTGAATCATCCGAAGAAGCACTTGTTCGAGAAATTCAAGAAGAATTCGCATCGGAAATCAAAATAATTAATTATGTAAATGAAGCTTCCTATGATTACGAATTCGGAACAGTCATCATGAAAACTTATGAGGCTGAATTAGTATCTGGAGAGCTCCTCTTGATAGAACACCAAAATTCAACTTGGCTGGCACCTAGCGAATTAAATACCCTTAATTGGGCACCTGTTGATCGCCCAGCCGTTGATATATTAAGCAAAAAATGA
- a CDS encoding helix-turn-helix domain-containing protein, translated as MSQKKTFGQIISDLRQEKGLSREMVCGDERELSVRQLIRLEKGESKPTLTKIEYLADGLGVPLYQLMEDYTELPKRYIDLKYLLMRTGLFGPPTLIKQKEQYLSEIYENYYDELPEDEQVAVDVLQSWIDVFATGKTVFGNQMLEEYFHQVKQKTVYQINDLLILELYFYCLYLDNRLFDPNVYQHFLTCLMDQDAYLPIEQVFFLITVAVTCIAVGLNNGYCKGIGQLLKKVKKLMKQTQDYQHLPIIRLQECQILWLKKRKWAERWYKKIQLSLSEIGHEEVLQKFEEWREQFVNKGLRQS; from the coding sequence ATGAGTCAAAAGAAAACATTTGGTCAGATTATTAGTGACTTACGTCAAGAAAAGGGACTGTCAAGAGAAATGGTGTGTGGTGATGAAAGGGAATTATCTGTACGCCAGCTCATTCGCTTGGAAAAAGGAGAGTCTAAACCAACCTTGACAAAGATTGAATATTTGGCTGATGGTTTGGGAGTTCCACTTTATCAATTGATGGAAGATTATACGGAACTTCCAAAACGATATATCGATTTGAAGTATTTGCTGATGAGAACAGGCTTATTTGGTCCACCAACACTTATCAAACAGAAAGAGCAGTATTTATCAGAAATCTATGAGAACTATTATGATGAGTTGCCAGAAGATGAACAAGTTGCTGTAGATGTTTTGCAGTCTTGGATTGATGTTTTTGCGACTGGAAAAACAGTATTTGGCAATCAGATGTTGGAGGAATATTTTCATCAGGTAAAGCAGAAAACAGTCTATCAAATCAATGATTTGCTGATTTTAGAATTGTATTTTTATTGCCTTTACTTGGATAATCGTCTATTTGATCCAAATGTATATCAACATTTTTTGACCTGTTTAATGGATCAAGATGCTTATCTGCCCATAGAGCAAGTATTTTTCTTGATTACGGTTGCTGTGACCTGCATTGCTGTTGGATTGAACAATGGTTATTGTAAGGGGATTGGACAATTATTGAAAAAGGTCAAAAAACTCATGAAACAAACGCAAGATTATCAACACCTACCGATTATTCGTTTACAGGAATGCCAAATTCTCTGGTTAAAAAAGCGAAAGTGGGCGGAAAGATGGTACAAGAAAATACAGTTGTCTCTTTCAGAAATTGGTCATGAAGAAGTCCTACAGAAGTTTGAAGAATGGCGAGAACAGTTTGTCAATAAGGGATTACGCCAGTCGTGA
- a CDS encoding spr1630 family ClpXP-sensitive toxin, which translates to MGYPVFNEVQGQQVVDAILKGYKTYLDVRLKAKVEMKVSAGYAWTKPNYIDDAFSKADLPFITNYTVQHAGQSWEYIEFESENEMLGNVLLIIKGEARLKQNFPEVATKKKGYLFELAEINNEFIEKQVKLEETDSNTKLDNIQLELIQDEEMKALSQHTSNVDHFLILTHQVDNDYKMTKIQVVMPDARQGKLLPLQDLSEYIASSAIDFNDDKYQGLTDLSDIKDIEEFGIVPRVAIQKQG; encoded by the coding sequence ATGGGATATCCAGTTTTTAATGAAGTGCAGGGACAACAGGTTGTAGACGCCATTTTGAAGGGCTATAAGACTTATTTGGATGTACGACTAAAGGCGAAAGTAGAAATGAAAGTTTCTGCGGGCTATGCATGGACAAAGCCAAATTATATTGATGATGCTTTTTCCAAAGCCGACTTACCGTTCATCACGAATTATACTGTTCAACATGCTGGTCAGTCTTGGGAGTATATCGAGTTTGAGAGTGAGAATGAAATGTTGGGAAATGTATTGCTTATTATCAAGGGCGAAGCTCGTCTGAAGCAAAATTTTCCAGAAGTAGCCACTAAGAAAAAAGGCTATCTATTTGAGCTAGCAGAAATCAATAACGAATTTATTGAAAAGCAAGTCAAGCTTGAAGAGACTGACAGTAACACAAAATTAGATAATATTCAATTAGAACTCATTCAAGATGAGGAAATGAAAGCCTTATCTCAACATACATCAAATGTTGATCATTTTTTGATTTTAACTCATCAAGTAGACAATGATTATAAAATGACAAAGATTCAGGTGGTTATGCCTGATGCGCGTCAAGGAAAGTTGTTACCATTACAAGATCTATCTGAATATATCGCTTCAAGTGCAATTGATTTCAATGACGATAAGTATCAAGGTTTGACTGACTTGTCTGACATCAAGGACATTGAGGAGTTTGGTATTGTACCACGGGTAGCTATTCAGAAACAAGGATAG
- a CDS encoding C-terminal binding protein → MKIIRLFEDDMLEYEQEVIGKLGLDATIEVRVSQTEEEIIANARDADVVIAVYEPLTQRVLESLPNLKFVLYRSIGFNSVDLEYATKKNLPVSHLASYCIDEVANYVVAAILMHNRRLHDFNQSIKVDKKWDYQLFPDMRRLSSLTVGLIGFGNIPRLISERLRVFGCRVIAYDPFVDKEVFIQAGVEAVSLEEVFAESDYISCHLPLNEQTKELLDASLFGLATKAPVFINSSRGGVVKEDDLVVALSDGSLSYAILDVVSTEDPDLTTLPFMAMENVLLTPHIAFYSQEAFLHGVRENMKNIQAFLRKDYAHAGIVNLEGLSLNQ, encoded by the coding sequence ATGAAAATTATTCGATTGTTTGAAGATGATATGCTAGAGTATGAGCAGGAAGTGATAGGTAAATTGGGACTTGATGCGACCATTGAGGTGCGTGTGAGCCAGACGGAGGAGGAGATTATTGCAAATGCTAGGGATGCAGATGTGGTGATTGCAGTCTATGAGCCTCTGACACAGCGGGTATTGGAAAGTTTGCCTAATTTGAAATTCGTTCTTTATCGCTCCATTGGCTTTAACAGTGTTGATTTAGAGTATGCGACCAAGAAGAATCTGCCGGTGTCTCATCTTGCTAGTTATTGTATCGACGAAGTGGCTAACTATGTTGTTGCAGCCATTTTGATGCACAACCGGCGTTTGCATGATTTTAACCAATCGATTAAGGTTGATAAAAAATGGGACTATCAACTCTTTCCAGATATGCGACGTCTGTCCTCGCTAACAGTTGGTCTCATTGGTTTTGGCAATATTCCAAGGCTAATTAGTGAGCGTCTTCGAGTTTTTGGTTGCCGTGTCATTGCCTATGATCCGTTTGTAGATAAAGAAGTATTTATTCAAGCAGGGGTAGAAGCGGTATCGCTGGAGGAAGTTTTTGCGGAGAGTGATTACATCTCCTGTCACTTGCCTTTAAATGAACAGACCAAGGAATTACTAGATGCATCCTTATTTGGCCTAGCGACAAAAGCTCCAGTCTTTATCAATTCTTCTCGCGGAGGGGTTGTGAAGGAAGATGATTTGGTTGTAGCGCTGTCTGATGGTTCGCTTTCTTATGCTATTTTGGATGTCGTATCAACTGAGGATCCTGATTTGACCACCTTGCCGTTTATGGCAATGGAAAATGTCCTCTTGACACCGCATATTGCTTTTTATTCGCAAGAAGCCTTTCTACATGGTGTGAGAGAAAATATGAAAAATATCCAGGCCTTTCTGCGAAAGGATTATGCCCATGCAGGCATTGTTAATCTGGAAGGACTTTCCTTGAATCAATGA
- a CDS encoding ABC transporter ATP-binding protein, which yields MKQSSFARLWSYLKEYKLALFVAIFLKVLSVVMSVLEPFVLGLAITELTKNLLEMAKGVAGAGINVTYIFWILVLYFIRALFYEIGAYYSNYFMTNAVQQTVADLRNDLSRKINRISVSYFDQQQFGDLLGRFTSDVETVSNALQQSVLQMVNAVFTISLAVAMMLFLNMKLALIVIVSIPLTYLGAQLILKKSQPYFKEQAAILGRLNGFVQENLSGFNVLKLYGREEASTEDFQAITDRLQQVGFKASFISGLMMPILHVVSDLTYLIVAVVGGLQVIAGSLTIGNMQAFVQYVWQVSQPIQTLTQLAGPLQSAKSSLERIFQVLDEADEPMEVTEQLTHDLTGQVSFQHVDFQYVENKPLIRDFNLEVKPGEMVAIVGPTGAGKTTLINLLMRFYDVTNGAITVDGHDIRHLSRQEYRRQFGMVLQDAWLYEGTIKENLRFGNLEATDEDIIAAAKAANVDHFIRTLPGGYNMEMNQESSNISLGQKQLLTIARALLADPKILILDEATSSVDTRLELLIQKAMKNLMKGRTSFVIAHRLSTIQEADKILVLKDGQIIEQGNHQSLLADKGFYYDLYTSQFAKKEESA from the coding sequence ATGAAACAATCTAGCTTTGCTCGTTTATGGAGCTATTTAAAAGAATATAAACTGGCGCTTTTTGTAGCCATTTTCCTCAAGGTTTTAAGTGTCGTCATGAGTGTCTTGGAACCGTTTGTACTGGGACTTGCCATTACTGAATTGACAAAAAATCTGTTGGAGATGGCAAAAGGTGTAGCGGGTGCTGGTATCAATGTGACGTATATTTTTTGGATATTGGTGCTCTATTTCATCCGTGCTCTTTTCTATGAGATTGGCGCCTACTATTCTAATTATTTTATGACCAATGCTGTACAGCAGACGGTTGCGGATTTGCGAAATGACCTAAGTCGAAAAATCAATCGGATTTCGGTATCCTATTTTGATCAGCAACAATTTGGCGATCTTCTGGGACGTTTTACCAGTGATGTGGAAACAGTATCAAATGCCCTTCAACAGAGCGTGCTTCAGATGGTCAATGCGGTCTTTACGATTTCGCTTGCAGTTGCCATGATGCTCTTTTTGAATATGAAATTAGCCCTCATTGTCATAGTCAGCATTCCCTTGACCTATCTAGGTGCTCAATTGATTCTCAAAAAATCTCAGCCCTATTTTAAGGAGCAGGCAGCTATTTTAGGTCGACTTAACGGATTTGTGCAGGAAAATTTATCGGGTTTTAATGTTTTGAAACTCTATGGTCGTGAGGAAGCCTCAACAGAGGATTTTCAAGCCATTACAGATCGCTTGCAACAGGTTGGATTCAAAGCCAGTTTCATCTCTGGTTTGATGATGCCGATTCTCCATGTTGTGTCTGATTTGACCTATCTAATTGTGGCGGTTGTCGGTGGTTTACAGGTCATTGCAGGATCCTTAACAATCGGAAATATGCAGGCCTTTGTTCAATATGTCTGGCAGGTCAGTCAGCCAATTCAGACCTTGACACAACTAGCGGGCCCATTACAAAGTGCCAAATCATCACTTGAACGGATTTTCCAAGTCCTCGATGAAGCAGATGAGCCGATGGAGGTAACAGAGCAATTGACACATGACCTGACTGGACAGGTTAGCTTCCAGCATGTTGATTTCCAATATGTGGAAAATAAACCCTTGATTCGTGATTTTAACCTAGAAGTCAAACCTGGGGAAATGGTTGCTATTGTTGGTCCGACAGGAGCAGGAAAGACAACCCTGATTAACCTATTGATGCGCTTTTATGATGTCACAAATGGGGCCATTACGGTGGATGGACACGATATTCGGCATTTATCTCGTCAGGAATACCGCAGGCAATTTGGGATGGTCTTGCAAGATGCTTGGCTCTATGAGGGTACGATTAAGGAAAATCTCCGCTTTGGAAACTTGGAGGCAACTGATGAGGACATTATCGCTGCAGCCAAGGCGGCAAATGTGGACCACTTTATTCGGACCTTGCCAGGTGGTTACAATATGGAAATGAACCAAGAATCAAGCAATATCTCGCTGGGACAAAAACAGCTTCTAACGATTGCACGTGCCCTACTGGCTGATCCGAAAATTTTGATTCTAGATGAGGCAACGAGTTCGGTCGATACGCGTTTGGAACTCTTGATTCAAAAGGCTATGAAGAATTTAATGAAGGGGCGGACTAGTTTTGTCATTGCTCATCGTTTGTCGACCATTCAAGAAGCCGATAAGATCCTCGTCTTAAAAGACGGTCAAATCATTGAGCAAGGAAATCACCAAAGTCTGCTGGCAGATAAAGGATTCTATTATGACCTTTACACGAGTCAGTTTGCTAAAAAAGAAGAAAGTGCATAA
- a CDS encoding ABC transporter ATP-binding protein, which translates to MNYIWSYLKKYPKWLVLDLIGAIFFVVVNLGLPTVLARMIDEGVNNRDTERLYFWAMMMLVVIVLGTLGRIVLSYAAGKLTTSMVRDMRNDLYAKLQEYSHHEYEQIGVSSLVTRMTSDAFVLMQFAEQVLKLGVITPVMMLSSVMMIFLTSPSMAWIVAFAMPFLALVVWYVAVKTRPLSEKQQKTLDKINQYARENVTGLRVIRAFAREEFQEERFAEQNDIYAQNSNRLFKLTGLTEPLFVQIIIAMIVSIVWFALAPLGRGDLQIGDLVAFIEYSFHALLSFLLLSNLFTMYPRTAVSSERLKEVMDMPISINPNEDGVRETETRGYLEFENVTFAYPGETENPVLHNISFKAKPGETIAFIGSTGSGKSSLVQLIPRFYDVTLGKIMVDGVDVRSYNLKALRQKIGFIPQKALLFTGTIAENLRYGKEDASQEELHQAADVAQAREFIESKEEQFETHLAEGGSNLSGGQKQRLSIARAVVKEPDIYIFDDSFSALDYKTDAILRRRLKEVTEHATVLIVAQRVGTIMDADQIIVLDKGEIIGRGTHEELMESNSIYREIANSQLNSQSLTEE; encoded by the coding sequence ATGAACTATATCTGGTCTTATTTGAAAAAATACCCCAAATGGTTAGTTTTGGATTTAATTGGGGCAATCTTTTTTGTAGTCGTTAATCTTGGTCTACCTACAGTTTTAGCGCGTATGATTGATGAAGGTGTCAATAATAGAGATACGGAGCGCTTGTATTTCTGGGCGATGATGATGTTGGTTGTGATTGTTCTTGGAACCTTGGGGCGCATTGTCTTGTCTTATGCAGCTGGTAAATTAACGACCAGCATGGTACGGGATATGCGCAATGATCTCTATGCCAAGTTGCAGGAATATTCTCATCATGAGTACGAGCAAATTGGGGTTTCATCCTTGGTAACTCGCATGACCAGCGATGCCTTTGTGTTAATGCAGTTTGCAGAGCAGGTCTTAAAATTAGGGGTGATTACTCCTGTGATGATGCTGTCAAGTGTGATGATGATTTTTCTAACCAGTCCGTCTATGGCTTGGATTGTTGCCTTTGCGATGCCATTCTTAGCACTTGTTGTCTGGTATGTGGCGGTGAAGACTCGTCCGCTTTCTGAAAAACAACAGAAAACCTTGGATAAAATCAATCAATACGCGCGTGAAAATGTGACTGGTTTGCGGGTTATTCGGGCCTTTGCACGAGAGGAATTTCAAGAAGAGCGCTTTGCGGAGCAAAATGACATTTATGCTCAAAATTCCAATCGTTTGTTCAAATTGACTGGTTTGACCGAACCGCTCTTTGTTCAGATTATTATTGCCATGATTGTATCGATTGTCTGGTTTGCCCTAGCCCCACTTGGTCGAGGGGATTTGCAGATTGGGGATTTGGTAGCTTTTATCGAGTATAGTTTCCATGCTCTTTTGTCCTTCTTGCTCTTGTCAAATCTCTTTACCATGTATCCTCGGACTGCTGTTTCTAGTGAGCGTTTGAAAGAAGTCATGGATATGCCGATTTCGATTAACCCAAATGAGGATGGGGTAAGAGAGACAGAAACCCGAGGGTATTTGGAATTTGAAAATGTTACCTTTGCCTATCCGGGAGAAACAGAAAATCCTGTGTTACACAATATTTCCTTTAAGGCAAAACCAGGTGAAACCATTGCCTTTATCGGCTCAACGGGTTCTGGCAAGTCTTCTTTGGTGCAGTTGATTCCCCGTTTTTATGATGTAACGCTTGGAAAAATCATGGTAGACGGTGTGGATGTACGTTCATATAATCTCAAGGCATTGCGTCAGAAGATTGGTTTTATTCCGCAAAAGGCTCTCTTGTTTACAGGAACCATTGCTGAAAATCTGCGTTATGGAAAAGAAGATGCCAGTCAGGAAGAATTGCACCAGGCTGCAGATGTTGCACAGGCACGTGAATTTATTGAAAGTAAGGAAGAGCAATTTGAAACCCACTTGGCAGAAGGGGGAAGTAACTTATCTGGTGGACAAAAGCAACGCCTGTCGATTGCGCGTGCGGTAGTCAAAGAGCCAGATATTTATATCTTTGATGACTCTTTTTCAGCCTTGGATTATAAGACAGATGCGATTTTGCGGCGTCGTTTGAAAGAAGTAACAGAACATGCGACTGTCTTAATCGTGGCTCAACGTGTTGGAACTATTATGGATGCAGACCAAATTATCGTTCTTGATAAGGGAGAAATTATCGGTCGTGGGACACATGAAGAGCTAATGGAGAGCAATTCTATTTACCGTGAAATTGCCAATTCTCAGCTGAATAGCCAATCATTAACAGAAGAATAG
- a CDS encoding helix-turn-helix domain-containing protein, with protein MDFGQFIRELRLKRRWTKEDLCGDEAELSIRQLTRLELGYSKPTLSKIEFIASRLGIPTFQLMKYYSAPPQDYLELKYLTLRLATFGDEEKLTQMVHYVDEMATRFYEQLPEDERVIIWILRCRIRMCFGIEPIKQTQIFHDYFEQVKRRTCYSINDLLLIHVYFLACQVKRELFDKCFYQQVTNCLLKQDEQLKAEEWFILRDVLIASLTAAIEYGSDYRHEEVIALLHQLMELTQDYQKKAVVYLLEWKCALCFRKELAVAKEAYQQALFFAQVIPESSISQKLKDEWELDMYNYSGEKK; from the coding sequence ATGGATTTTGGACAGTTTATCAGAGAGTTACGTTTAAAAAGAAGATGGACAAAAGAAGATTTATGCGGGGATGAGGCGGAGTTGTCGATTCGACAATTAACACGATTGGAATTAGGCTATTCAAAGCCTACGTTATCGAAAATCGAATTTATAGCTTCCCGTTTAGGCATTCCAACCTTTCAATTGATGAAGTATTATAGCGCTCCTCCACAGGATTATTTAGAATTGAAATACTTGACCTTGCGTTTGGCAACGTTTGGAGATGAGGAAAAATTGACTCAAATGGTACACTATGTTGACGAAATGGCAACTCGATTTTACGAACAATTACCAGAAGATGAACGTGTGATTATTTGGATATTGAGATGTCGGATTCGCATGTGCTTTGGTATTGAACCAATTAAACAGACACAAATATTTCATGATTATTTTGAACAAGTAAAGCGGCGAACATGCTATAGTATCAACGATTTATTGCTCATTCATGTTTATTTTTTGGCTTGTCAAGTAAAGAGAGAGTTATTTGACAAATGTTTTTATCAACAAGTGACGAATTGTTTGTTGAAACAAGACGAACAGTTGAAAGCTGAAGAATGGTTTATCTTGAGGGATGTCTTGATTGCTTCCCTAACAGCTGCTATTGAATACGGTTCTGATTATAGACATGAGGAAGTCATTGCCTTGCTACATCAGCTGATGGAGCTGACTCAGGATTATCAGAAGAAGGCGGTTGTCTATCTGCTGGAATGGAAGTGTGCCCTTTGTTTTCGGAAGGAGCTAGCGGTCGCAAAAGAAGCTTATCAACAGGCTCTCTTTTTTGCGCAAGTAATACCGGAATCATCAATCAGTCAAAAATTAAAGGATGAGTGGGAGTTGGATATGTATAACTATTCAGGGGAA
- a CDS encoding spr1629 family repressor/antitoxin: MFNGHILEEMRLLNGLSRSELAEKLQVSEQAIWQFENNQASPKMKHLMTLSHLFHVSIDYFNEEEQLPQFDLSQIAFRNADLEAKKAIRIQSIYLEKLNQMIDYLEQFVEIPHQTIYELCHQTNQLFQDGVAIHEIAMMARDVLEIAPDNGNLLYHLEKSGIYISERLINGQADAYSAWSKKGRPFIILGVGKSSVRRNFDLAHELGHLLLHQRVDFEELSIAELEEKEGEANQFASCFLLPEKTFLHDFQSLVGKRTSNPDQYVLLKQKYNVSIQALEYRAYKLGLLTPQQNAYFYRQISKKDYKVVEPLDRDIPLKHPSKIRSILDVILSHHLLTLSDLTRYPKVSTKYISQLFGFDDQFFDPYRESISKFENVIPLFPQKQG; encoded by the coding sequence ATGTTTAACGGTCATATTTTGGAGGAGATGCGCTTATTAAATGGGCTGAGTCGCTCTGAATTGGCAGAAAAATTGCAGGTGAGTGAGCAGGCAATCTGGCAGTTTGAAAACAATCAAGCATCGCCTAAAATGAAGCACCTGATGACTTTATCGCATCTTTTCCATGTATCAATTGATTATTTTAACGAAGAAGAGCAGCTGCCTCAATTTGATTTGAGCCAGATTGCTTTTCGAAACGCTGATTTGGAAGCCAAAAAGGCGATTCGTATCCAGAGTATTTACCTTGAAAAATTAAATCAGATGATTGATTATCTCGAACAGTTTGTAGAGATTCCTCATCAAACGATTTATGAATTGTGTCATCAGACCAATCAACTTTTTCAAGATGGTGTGGCGATTCATGAGATTGCAATGATGGCTCGTGATGTATTAGAAATCGCTCCTGATAATGGTAATCTTCTCTATCATTTAGAAAAATCAGGGATTTATATTTCAGAAAGATTAATTAATGGGCAAGCGGATGCTTACAGTGCATGGTCAAAGAAGGGGCGGCCCTTTATCATACTAGGAGTAGGAAAATCATCAGTGCGTCGAAATTTTGATTTGGCGCATGAGTTAGGGCATTTGCTATTGCATCAAAGAGTTGATTTTGAGGAGCTTTCGATAGCTGAATTAGAAGAAAAGGAAGGAGAAGCAAATCAGTTTGCTTCCTGTTTCTTGTTACCGGAAAAAACATTCCTGCATGATTTTCAGTCCTTGGTTGGAAAACGGACCAGTAATCCTGATCAGTATGTTTTATTGAAGCAAAAATATAATGTGTCAATTCAGGCTTTAGAATATAGAGCTTATAAATTAGGATTGCTGACGCCTCAACAAAATGCATATTTCTATAGACAGATTTCCAAAAAAGACTATAAAGTGGTCGAACCGTTGGATCGAGATATTCCTCTAAAGCATCCAAGTAAAATTAGAAGTATTCTAGATGTTATCTTATCTCATCATTTACTGACTTTATCTGATTTAACAAGATACCCCAAAGTTTCGACTAAGTACATCAGCCAACTATTTGGATTTGATGACCAATTTTTTGATCCTTACCGAGAGAGTATCTCTAAGTTTGAGAATGTCATTCCCTTGTTTCCTCAAAAACAGGGTTAG
- a CDS encoding HIRAN domain-containing protein has translation MDLQKLDKENHLVSLFHQKNVEIDFRLPFERDIFLFDTYVAGVMHIETFEEIEPDLQIGMELVFIREPENPYDSEAINIQTQVGQKIGYVPKKDNVIFARLMDAGKLLVGKIQDKKQKGKWTKIGIGIYLRD, from the coding sequence ATGGATTTGCAGAAGTTAGACAAGGAAAATCATCTGGTTAGTCTCTTTCATCAGAAGAATGTGGAGATCGATTTTAGACTTCCTTTTGAGCGTGATATTTTTCTTTTTGATACCTATGTTGCGGGTGTCATGCATATTGAAACGTTTGAGGAGATTGAACCTGATTTGCAGATTGGGATGGAATTGGTTTTTATTAGAGAACCTGAAAATCCTTACGATTCAGAAGCGATTAACATTCAAACCCAAGTAGGGCAGAAGATTGGCTATGTTCCCAAGAAAGATAATGTGATTTTTGCCCGCCTCATGGATGCAGGGAAGCTTCTTGTCGGAAAAATTCAAGATAAGAAGCAAAAGGGCAAATGGACCAAGATTGGCATTGGCATTTATTTGAGAGATTAG